The DNA region cCCCCAATCCCCGttcccaggagctggagctgcagcggGCACTGTGGGTGTgacaggggttttggggtccccctgaccCCCCAATCCCCGTTCCCAGGAGCCGGAGCTGCAGCGGGCCCTGGAGCGGGCGCTGCGGGTGCGGGAGGGGGCCCGGCGGCTGCTCCCCCGCCTGCAGCCGGCCCGAGCAGGCGCTGGAGACCACCAAGACCCTGGTGCTGTGCGATGCCAGGGTGGTCGCGGCCGGGGGGGAGCTGCAGCGGCGCCAGGAggcccggctgaggggggccCGGCGGTGAGGGACCCCGAAAATGGTGGCGGAGGGAATCGGGTACCCCAAGGGATGCCCAAAGGTGGGGAGGGCGCCCTATGGAGCACCCCAAAGTGGAGGGGGAATGGGGAGCCCCGCAGGGTGGTGAGAGGCACCCTAAAAGCCGGGGAGGGTCCCCGAAACTTAGGGAGGGGGTTTGAGGGTCCCGTGGGGGGTGAGGCGGtgagggacaccccaaaacctggggGGACGTCGGGCACGCTGCAGTGAGGGGAGCCCTAAAACCCAGGGGGATGGGATGAGGGACCCTGGGGGTCTGCAGCGCtgagggacaccccaaaacctggggggacatggggcacACGGCAGtgagggacaccccaaaacccccatgGGGGACACGGCAGtgagggacaccccaaaacccgggGGTGGGATGAGAGACCCTTGTGGGGGGGGGGTCTGCGGCAGTGAGagacaccccaaaatttgggggggaacGAGGAAACCCAGAGGGGCGCACAGTGGGGGTGTGTTGGCAGGGGACGCCCCAAAGGTGGGGGGggagcaccccaaaacctggggGGAGCTTTGCTGAGCCCCTCCCGTCCCCCCCGCAGCCCCTCGGACGGGCCCGGGGCTGAGCGGGTGCCGTGCCGGGGCACCGTCTGCATCTCAGGTATGGGGGCgctgggggggtcccggggcgcTCTGGGGAGGGGGAACCCCATCCCCTCTGCCTGCCCCCCCCTGCGGCACCTTCtgcatttttgggggggggggggggcctgGGGGTGTCTCAGGGGGGCTCACCCcgctcctgccctccctcccccacccccccgccgCCCCAGATCTGCGCATCCCGCTGATGTGGAAGGACACCGAGTACTTCAGGAACAAGGGGGGTGAGtgttggggtgccgggggtcccccgtTCCCCTGCGATGCCCTGTGTGACCCGCGCTGCCCCCCCCAGAGCTGCACCGCTGTGCcgtgttcctgctgctgcaggtggggGCCGAGATCCACGACACCCCCACGGTGCTGGTGGACAGGACCCTCACCGACATCTGCTTCGAGGGCGCCGTGCTCTTGTGAGGGGGGGGCACGGGACCCCCGACACCCCCCAACCCCTTCCCCCGGCACCCCCTTTGGGACCCTGGCACCCCCATATCCCCCTATGGCACCCCGAGCCTCTCTGTGGGACCCCTGAGCACCCCAATGCGCCCCCACGGGACCCCTAATCCCTCCCATGGGACCCCAGACACCCCCACCCATTTCCCCGGGTGCCTGGCACCCCCTTTGGGACCCTGGCACCCCCCTTGACACCCCCATATCCCCCTATGGCACCCCGAGCCTCTCTGTGGGACCCCTGAGCACCCCGATGCGCCCCCACAGGACCCCTAATCCCTCCCATGGGACCCCAGACACCCCCACCCATTTCCCCGGGTGCCTGGCACCCCCTTTGGGACCCTGGCACCCCCCCTTGACACCCCCCATATCCCCCTATGGCACCCCGAGCCTCTCTGTGGGACCCCTGAGCACCCCAATGCGCCCCCACGGGACCCCTAATCCCTCCCATGGGACCCCAGacacccccacacccccccAGGGCCACTGCCACCCCCCATGGGACCCCTGCCACCACCAGCCCCGCCTTGGGGACCCCTGAGCCACTCTATGGGGCCCCTGAGCACCCCAATATGCCCCCATGGCACCCCTGATCCCTCCCATGGGACCCCAGACACCCCCCACACCCTTCCCCGGGACCCTGACACCCCCCCAGGGACCCTGCACCCCCCATGGGACCCCTGCCACCACCAACCCCCCCCCTGGGGACCCCTGTCCTCTCCTGTCCCCATCCAGGGGACCTCGGACCCCATCTAGGGGGGACCCCTGGGCGGGACCCCTGCCCCACTCTGCCCCTTGCCGTGTCCCCGCAGCCCATGGGGTGGCCGTGGGGGTGTCCCCCCGGGGTGGCCGTGGGGGTGTGCCCCGGGGTGGCCGTGGGGGTGTCCCCCCCCGCGCTGGCACTGACCCCGCCGTGCCCCCCCCCAGCTCGGAGGCGGGCCCCGATTTCGAGCTGAAGGTGGAGCTGTACAGCGCGGGGCTGCCGGGCGGGGGGGCGCAGGGCAGCACCCCCAAAAAGCTGGCGACGCGTCTCAGCACCTCCCTGGGCCGCTCCTCGGGGCGCCGGGCACGGGCGGCCATGGAGGGGGGGCCCGGCAGCCCCCCGGGCACCGGCGGCACcggggcactgctgctgcccccgCCCGGCGTGCCGTGAGTGCCCCCCGGTGTGGCATGTCCCGCTGTGTGCCACGTGTCCTCCCGCTGTGTGCCACGTGTCCCCCTGTGTGCCCCTGTGTGCCCCTGTGTGCCACATGTCCCCTGTGTGCCCCTgtgtgccccctgtgccccctgtgtgccccatgtccccctgtgtgcccctgtgtgccctctgtgtGCCCTATGTCCCCCTGTGTGCCCCATGTGCCCCCCTgtgtgccccctgtgcccccctgtGTGCCCCATGTCCCGCTGtgtgcccctgtgcccccctgtGTGCCCCACGTGCCCCCTGTgtgccccatgtccccctgtgtgCCCTATGTCCCTCTGtgcccccctgtgcccccctgtgtccccctgtgccccctgtgtGCCCCATGTGCCCCCCTGTgtgccccatgtccccctgtgtgcccctgtgtccccctgtgtgtccctgtgcccccctgtGTGCCCCATGTCCCGCTGTgtgccccatgtccccctgtgtgCTACGTGTccccctgtgtgccctgtgtgccccctgtgcccctctgtgtgccccatgtccccctgtgtgtcccatgtccccctgtgtgCCACATGTCCCCCTGTgtgccccatgtccccctgtgtgccccctgtgtccccctgtgtgcCACATGTCCCCCTTgtgcccccagacccctcccaccctccctgaccccccaaatcccccacgGTGCCCCCCTGGTCCCCGCTCCCCcgttgtccccagctgtccctgcccagttccagctcctggcacacaccccctgtgcctgccctgaccccccctcgatgtcccctgacccccgatgtcccctgaccccccccccgatgtcccctgacccccaatgtcccctgaccccccccccgatgtcccctgaCCACCAATGTCCCCCTgatccccaatgtcccctgaccccccgatgtccctggcccccagtgtcccctgacccccggtgtcccctgacCCCAGAGTCCCCTGACCCCCCGATGTTCCCCtgacccccagtgtcccctgaccCCGATGTCCCCtgacccccggtgtcccctcaccCCCCGATGTCCCTtgacccccggtgtcccctgtccccgatgtcccctgacccccccaatgtccccctgacccccggtgtcccctcaccccccgatgtcccctgacccccggtgtcccctgacccccagtgtccccctgaCCCCCGGTGTCCCgtgtcccgggtgtccccaggtgtccccggtTCCAGCTGCTGGCGCACGCCGCGCTGTCCCTGGCGCAGGTGCACGATGGCTTCCGCACCCACGACCTCGTCATCGCCGCTGACGGTCAGTGGGACCCCAGAACACCCCGTGGCACCCCAGAACGCCCCCTGGCACCCTATAACACCCCGTAACAACCCCtagcaccccaaaacaccccatgGCACCCCATAGTACCCTATAACACCCCGTGGCACCCTATAACACCCCATAACACCATGTAATACCCCGTAACACCCAGTAACATTCCAAACCACCCCATGGCACCCCGTAATACCCCCAAACATCCCATGGCACCCCGTAATACCCCATAACACCCCACAGTACCTGATAACACCCCCAAAACACCTCAGGGCACCACGTAACACCCCATAACACCCCATGGCACCCCACAACACCTTATAATGCCCCATACCACCCTATAACACCCCATGGCACCCCACAACACCTTATAACGCCCCATACCACCCTATAACACCCCATGGCACCCCACAACACCTTATAACGCCCCACACCACCCTATAACACCCCATGGCACCCCAtggcaccccaaaactccccagagCACCCCATGGCACCCCATAACTCGGGCAATGGGGCTGCCCCCATTTGCAGCATTTTGGGGTTAGTGTGGTACGGGggtcccccaatgtccccgtgtccccccagagcaAAGCCCCACtgctggggggtttggggtcagtgtccccccagagcagagccccactgcaggggggtttggggtcagtgtcccccccagagcagagccctgcaggggggtttggggtcagtgtcccccgtgtgtgtcccccgtgtcccccccagagcagagccccactgcaggggggtttggggtcagtgtcccccgtgtgtgtcccccgtgtcccccagagcagagccccactgcagggggggtttggggtcagtgtcccccagagcagagccccactgcaggggggtttggggtcagtgtcccccccgtgtcccccgttGTCCctccagagcagagccccactgcagggggttttggggtcagtgtccccccagagcacagccctgcaggggggtttggggtcagtgtccccccagagcagagccccactgcaggggggtttggggtcagtgtcccccgtgtgtgtcccccgtgtcccccccgaGCAGATCCCCActgcaggggggtttggggtcagtgtcccccgtgtgtgtcccccgtgtccccccagagcagagccccactgcaggggggtttggggtcagtgtcccccgtgtgtgtcccccgtgtcccccccgaGCAGATCCCCActgcaggggggtttggggtcagtgtcccccgtgtgtgtcccccgtgtccccccagagcaGATCCCCACtgctggggggtttggggtcagtgtccccccagagcacagccctgcaggggggtttggggtcagtgtcccccgtgtgtgtcccccgtgtccccccagagcaGATCCCCActgcaggggggtttggggtcagtgtcccccccgtgtcccccgtgtccccccagagcagagcccctgCTGGGTGCCCCTCTATGGCCGCATGTGCTGCCGCCTGGCGGCCAGGCCGAGCTGCATGGACGCCCCCGCGGCGACAGGGACACTGCGGCTGCAGGTGAGGGACACGGCGGTGGCACCGGGAACGGCGCCGGGAACGGCACCGGGAACGGCGCCGGGAACGGCACCGGGAACGGCACCGGCAGTGGGAGAGAGGCGGGAGATGGAGGGATGGGGTTCATTAACGCTGGCAGGATAAAGGGGGCACTGCAACTGCAGGTGAGGGAACGGGATTGAGAATGGGATATAGGGAAACGGGATATAGGGAAACGGGATGCAGAAATGGGATATAGGGAAACGGGGGATGGAGGGAAATGGGATAGAGAATGGGATATAGGGAAATGGGATATAGGATGGGATATAGGAAATGGGATAGAGAAATGGGATATAGGGAAATGGGATAGAGAAATGGGATAGAGGGAAATGGGATATAGGGAAATGGGATATAGGGAAacaggatggggaaatgggataTAGGGATGGGATAGAGGGAAATGGGATAGAGAATGGGATAGAGGGAAATGGGATATAGGGAAATGGGATATAGGGAAATGGGATATAGGGATGGGATAGGGGGAAATGGGATAGAGAAATGGGGATAGAGAGATGGGATAGGGGAATGGGATGTATTAACACCCCCCGGTGACAGGGCCAATGGAGCTGCAGGTGAGGGAATGGGATAGAGGGAATGGGAAAGAGGCGTGGGATagagggatgggctggatgacaTCCCCGTGGGAACAGAGGCCCATGCAGCCTCAGGTGAAGGAGGATCGGGATATGGGATTGGATGTGagggtggggtgggatgaggGATGGGATTGGGGGTGAGAAAGGGATGGAAatggagacagggacagggatggggataagggtgggacagggacaaagATGGGaccaggacaggacagggacaggaatggggatggggatggggatggggatggggatggggatggggatgaggacaaggatgggacagggacaggaatggggacagagatggggatgggaacaggCACAGGGTGAAGCACAGGGACAGTGatggggatggacagggatggagatggggacaCAGATAAGGGGGGATGGGTGGAGAAatggggacaaggacaaggaTGAGAacgggggacagggacggggacaaaGAAGGGCATGGGATGTGGTCAGGCAGaggaatgggatggggacagtgacacgGATGGGAACATGAATGGGGCGGGGACAGAGATGGGAAGGGACAACAGGGACGAGGggtgggaatgggctgggatGAGAacggggacagagctgggaat from Anomalospiza imberbis isolate Cuckoo-Finch-1a 21T00152 chromosome 4, ASM3175350v1, whole genome shotgun sequence includes:
- the RTKN gene encoding LOW QUALITY PROTEIN: rhotekin (The sequence of the model RefSeq protein was modified relative to this genomic sequence to represent the inferred CDS: deleted 3 bases in 2 codons), translating into MFRRDERSRATVARGSALDMELRRGCCRPPAPAAQEPELQRALERALRVREGARRLLPACSRPEQALETTKTLVLCDARVVAAGGELQRRQEARLRGARRPSDGPGAERVPCRGTVCISDLRIPLMWKDTEYFRNKGELHRCAVFLLLQVGAEIHDTPTVLVDRTLTDICFEGAVLFSEAGPDFELKVELYSAGLPGGGAQGSTPKKLATRLSTSLGRSSGRRARAAMEGGPGSPPGTGGTGALLLPPPGVPCPRFQLLAHAALSLAQVHDGFRTHDLVIAADEQSPCWVPLYGRMCCRLAARPSCMDAPAATGTLRLQAPGAEGPSGAPLFCVLRGPGLLCYGSAGEAEAGQEPTLTIAVTKDTRVRAVEAGGCGQPPGVAVTNRLGGEEVTHALVAESAAEAQRWLQAFGQHLYDLAQWKQCCEELMRIEEPPPRRPPAPLPPQGSLYHQTAPPGPPGAPPGEGLLLQENVSAEIRALLSSYYSDR